AAATGCATCTAATATTAATGAATCAAATTATTCTTCTAAAAACGAAAGATCTAAACTGAACTAGTTCAGAGTGAAATTCCTTCTAATCTCCCTTCTCCCCTTCTCCCTTGATTTAAGAGGATAACTTACCACTTCAAAATAGCTTGCagaaaataataaagttttgatcCTCAAATCACAATACCTGCTGTTCCACAGATGTAAGTACCCTCATAAACCGTTCAATTTGTACCAATAACATGCCAGATTTTTCTGTGGCGTTATTGATAAGCATCTCATCCAAACCAACACCTTGGTACCGTGCACGCCATCTTGAAAGACCTCTCAGTTCTCCCATTCGAAATGCAATTATTTCTGCAGCAGGCTGGGAAATAAATAGTAATCTTTCAGTTTCTATTCAAGCTTCTTTGTAGAAGGAGCACAAGTGCACAACCAAAGAAAACTGTATCAGGCAGGCTAAACATTTGTTGCAGATAACTTGTAATAAGAGTTGGTAGCAACAACAAGAAACTCATACAAAAGTACATACTTCCTAGATGTAGTCTATTTGTaacaaccttcttagagaaacaAACGGACAATTTTAGAAAAATGACACAAACCGACAATTTTAGAAAAATGCACGAAAAAGATTGAAACAGGACAGACATAGTGATTCATGGAGCACAAATACTAAAATAATTAGGTTAATCATGCAGAAAAATATTTCAGGTAAATATATAGTAAGTTCGCTTCTCAATTCAGAATATTTGAACAAGCTAAAAACACTAAACTGAAGATAACGCCAACAAACATTTCCAGATtgatcaagctttttggacaagttcagggggcaaatgatgtattaagccttgttAATATGTATTTTCATCATAAATGAGGGAAAAGCTCATTGCTCTTGAAAGCAGAAATTTACTCTTCCATCatctttataatatttttttaagaaaatcaaTATAATGAAGGAGGTTCTTATATGCTGATGATGGATATTGCTAACTACAGATGAATAACTTTCGCGAAATTACTGAAAGAACACTTATCATTTACTGAAAGGCTGATATTTTATGGCACTCGCAAATATTTTGTGCAGATGTGTTTTACATGTGCTAAGCAAGTAATTCCAGGATTCATGCATATATTTACTGTTTGCTTGTGAACAGTTCTGTTTTCATGACGCAATAAACTTTTGTTATGTCTAAATCATGAATCTACCAACCAGGCCTCCTAATTCcttaaattgctcctagcttttaataaataatgtattaactgctgatatttatttacaaatagtGCATGCCTGCATATGTTCAAGAACGATTTGCTGAAGTTCTTTTCCAGCACCACAAACAACTTTTGACACACGCTTGACACCCTGCCAaccaaaaaaggaaaaaaggaaGGCGAAAGAACAATTACTTACTGTAATGTATAATTTGAATTTCTTCTCATGAAAAAGATACTCTAGAAAAGGCCAACCATACCGCTTCACCAAGAGTGCTAACCAGAAATTGATGTACTGCTGGACTAGTACGAGCACCACCTAAAAGGCTTAGAAACTCCTCTTGGGGAGATGAATCCAAAGCTACAAGGAAATAGTAGGAGCCAATAAGTGGTACGCAAACAAAGAGGGAGTACAATAAAATAGATGATTACCTAGTATGATTATCAGCAATTACCATTGTCAATAATCAAAGTAGACAGAGAACCAAACTTCTCATGAAATGTGCGCATGGCATCTGACCACTGTTTTGACATTACTGACAATGATACCCGGATAACCTCTGTTAATTCCTCAACATTAGAAGCTTGCTGGGCCAACTGATGGAGCTCATTCTTCCTACAATAACCGAAAACATTAATTAGGTAACCCTTCCAATCAACTTTAAGTATGGTTCAAGGGAAAAAAAACATTGGGACTTGCCAACTTTATTAAACTTTAAATAGTAAATGATAAAAACGAGAGGAGAGAGGATCGAAGTGTTAGGCTCTACAGACAATGAGCGAACAATTACAGTTTTCTGACTATTTACCTTTTCAAAAATATAGAAGTATCAAGCACTAAACCATGTAAGCCATGCATATTCCCAGTCAAATGACTTTCTCTGGATTGAAACATATTTTGACTAAGTTGTCCAGAGCACATGACATTCAAACGACAAAGGTCTTTTGACAAAGCAACCTGATGGAAAGAGATATATGTAGATTGCTTCAGAATAGAAACTAAAAAGTTTGAGACTTTTAATATAGAGCATATGAATACCTTGTAAATGGAAGCATTTCTAAGCTGATAAGGATATTGTATGTCCACAAGAGGGATTGAAATAGAAAAGTTGTGTATATTCTGCATTGATTTTGTAAATGTACAAAATTCACAAGTCAAATAACAAGGAAAAGAACAAGAGAAAATGACAAATTGAACATGATAATGAAGAGCACACAAATTTGACATAGGAAAGTAgatgatatattttatataatgcGAAAGCCTAGGAAACCTACAAATCAACCTTGGTGTAGCAATAACTCAACTATGAACTTCCAATCAAATCTGTAGCATTTATGGAGGGTATCTGATAGAGATCTTGCAACTGATTTGGGCCATGTTGCTGATGTGGGCCTTTTAGCTCAACCAGCCCAAAGACCAAAGGAGCTGATAGTTTATACACGCAAAAAGAAGATTACATAGGGGCAGAATGGGTTTTGTTACTGTAAGTTTGTTATGCATAGGGGTGAGGTGGCATAGTTAGTTATTCTCTTTGTTAGCTGGCAGGTCTAGAATGTTTATTTAGAAGGTTACGTTTTGATGGAAGGAGGCTGTTTTTGTGTATCTTTCTGCAATGATTTGCAGGGCTCTGCTTTAGGGTAGAGAGGGAAGTTATTTCCTGTGGAGGCTTGGCCTACTTCTTTGTAATCCTTCTATCTTATCGGATTAATAATACGTATCAACCTTCCCCTTCAATTTGCAAGTTTGCGATCTCTGTTCTGTATTTCTTTAATCTGGGTTTCTATCAGTATCTGCTTAAAATGAATTGAGAAAGCATGTGAAACAAAGTTGAATTGCCAACTAAGTAGTGACTATTAGTCTTGTAGTCATAATAGTTGATTACCATCAAGTTAACTCGCATGAACTAGTCAATAAATTGATGATAATCTCATATTCGAATAAGAAGCCCCATCTAATTGCCTATGGTTTTAAATCTAAGGAGTGATCTACTGGCACAGTTCCTGCACTGATCATCCATAAGAGTATCGAAATCAAAATCCACAAAAAAATAGTGACTTTAGGCTAGAAATTCACTAGGTTCAATAAATTGCGGTGTATTTGAAATTCAGACAATTACAAGACGAGTGATATCGATGACAAACTTACAGTTTTTCCTATTGGAAATATTCCAAATATGCTAAAGCAAATGCTTCCATCCTTGTCAGCACTGCACAGCATATTAAAACGTTGGTATGAAGAATTTGACAACTCCTGATATGAATCTTCATTGTCATCCATGAAACCGGCATCTCCGGACACCACACCAGGCATCCGAGGGGGCTTTGGAGCAGGAGGAAAGAAACGAACTGTCCTGTCTTCATATATTGAGATATTGCAAGAATCATCCTGAATTCCAATTTGGAAACACAATATGAATGATTATAAATTTCTAAAaacggagagagagagagagaggaataaATGGATTTGCCCAATGCAAAATAAGAGGCAGCAAACGAGTGGATATGAATCAGTGATTCAACTGTAACTAATTACTTATATTTCAATTATTAAAGAGCAAAGAGTTTTATATAAATTGATCTTAACCATGTACATAGACAATGAAGATAGAAGAGCATACTCTGTTTAATTGTCCATCCTCCTCCCAGTTAAGACATACAACCGCAACACTATGAGACCTCAGGCTTTTCAATAACTTCCCATTCTGCTTGATATACAGTACCAGGGATtagtaaaaaacaaaataaaggataaataaatCAGAAATTTAATGGGCTAGATGTGTGTTCAAGGGCAATCAGTccctaatatataaaaatatgtgTTTCAAAGTTCCCATCAGCTATATCATTAAATATAGTATACATGCATGTTCTAGAGATATTAGACGTATGAACGagcaaaaaatagaaaaagtctGTAAGACAAAAGATTCATGAGGCCAGTGATAGAAACTAGCATCAAAAGTACAACTATATGTTGTTGAAACCTTATCTAAAATTAAATGATCAACAGAAACTAGTAAATCAAATCACATGAGAATAAAGATACGAATTTGTTCCTGTTTTGACAACGTAACATAGTAGGAATACAGTAGCATGCAAGAACAATGAGAGATAAGGGTTATAGCCACGGATGAACAGTACTGAAATTCCACTTATTCCCGTAGTAAAGAAACATATGTAAGTTGTAACAATCAAGATGATAGAGAAAACATAGATGAAAACATGCCACATGCAAATCCATTTAGTGGTTTTAGGAGAGGGTTTATTTCACTATTGGCTCCATGTAAGGTGTTGTAATGAGGTCTCACCAATACAGGATCTTCCTTTCAACCAAATTCATAGTCATTGGAGTTACAATATTCAACAAGTATTAATCCACGAGGGGTGAATATATGAAGCATACACAATTCGTCCTATGAGCACAAAAAGGTTTAAGACCAACCTATCTGGAAAAACTAAAAGaaaaaatccaaaataataGAACAAAAGCCTATTCACCTCAACATCATGCAAGGAAACGCTTCCATCTTCAAGCCCAACAGCTATTACCTTACCATCAGGACGCCAGCACAACGATGTAATGCATTTTCCTAAGCAACATATATCATATTATCAAAGGGCTTTTCAGACTAGTTGAATCACAATTTAAAATAAGGATGGGAAGAAGTAGAGCCAAAAACGTCAAGTGaacaataatataagtattCTATGAAAGCACAATTAAAATGTATTACAATATGATATCATGTCATAAAAGAAATGATGAAAAGATTACATGTGGACCAATAAGGGACACTTCTTCAAAAGGCATAACCGCCGATACACTTGTTCCAATCACAAAACAAAACCCAAGCGCACACCCTCCTTTCCCTCGTTTTGCGCCGGGACTTACGGAAAGAGCAGGGAGGTCCAAAGGGTACCCTAGATACGTACACCAGTCAGGGTCCGCCACGTGGAGACCTACTAAAAATATAGGATACCCTCTCGGACTACTGTAAAAGCTAAGCTCAACATCATAAGGTATACACAACTTCTACCCCTCTCAAATTACTAGAAAGCTCCAGTATCTCTAGTGACTTGATCATCGGAGCAGGGACGCCGGACTCCAGTCCTCTGACTACCCCCTCCTCCGACTGTTCGTTAGTTTTATATCATGTACACCGGGCAATCCTCAGAGGCCAAGTTTGGAAACGGAAGACATCACAATATTACAATAGGAAAGGATTAAATTCCATTACATCTTGCTTGTTCCAAAACTTTTGTTTATGGCACAAACATCAGATTCTTAAAGTCTCGGAAGTGAATTCACTAAACTAATTTATTTGGCAGCAGTATGAATCTGCATCTAGAAGAAAGGCCCTCACAATCTCCTTGCATTGACTAagaaactgatatatatatatacacacacacactctTAAAGTGAAATGGAAAAAGATCATCTCAAATACGTAGCTAACCAGAATTAAGCAACCCAGACTATCTTTTAAAACCATAGTGAACTCTAGAAGCAGTAATACCATGAGAGTAAAGAAAAAACATCCACGACACGAATCCTATTTTACCAGGGGAAATAGTCCATAATCTCTGCCAATTGAAGCGATGAAGAAAAATCTTAGAATCCTCAGTCACCATGGCCAGCAAATCCTTCTCTGGATTCCATTCTGCAATTTTAATCTACAGACAAGAACTCGTTATCTAAGGACACGAAAGAAAGTCACAAAAGTAAAAGTACACTGCCATGTACACATAAATGAAATGAAAGTGAGATTGAAAACCTTCGAGGCCACCGGTTTGTCAAATTGAAGCTGAAATGGAACCACCCGCTGCTCCTCCTCAGTTTCCATCCAGAGCTCTCACAAGTTCAATTACAGATACTCGCAATTGAGAACTGTATCAAGTGACATTAAAgcatgaaaaaaattaataagaaaacaaaaaagagCAGAATGAAATGTTGCCATAAAAACCCTAAATTAGCTGAAACGGTACTCACAGGTGTTGGtggtgatgaagtagaagaaaTGAAGAAGGCTGGCTGATGAAGTAGTGGAGCTGCTCGGCAACGAAGAGGAAAAGAGAACAAGGGCGGGCCTGTTTAATATGAATTTACAATTTATACAGGCAATTTCCAAATTTGTCCCTAACCTTTATGAAGCaaggggttaaatgcaccattggtcactgaactatATATATGCTCAATCTCAATAGAATCactcaattttgaattttatctcaattaggTTATCCTgacgatttcagtgattaaaagCATCAGAATGATAACATAGATGACGCGTCAGTATGAGTCAACTTAGATCTCTGACCAAATCGAGACATGGCATCCACGTATGTGTCATCTGActattcaaaaataaaatttagtttttttttataaaaatagtcaCATTTCATTTCGTTCGGTCAGAGATCTGAGTTGACTCATGTTGACGGGTCACTCATGTCATTATTTCGATGTCTTTTAACCACTGAAATCGgcggagtgacctaattgaatgattttattgggacaaattgaagttgagtaacCATTTTAAACAACaagtaagttcagtgaccaatgatgcatttaacctGCTTGTTTAGTAATAACTTTcgaaacttataattaataaattaagtgcTTAGAACATTTTCAAGAGtccactctctaaaaataatataaacaattaactcttagtgatttgatgagtatattatctccaataaTGACCATCATattcactatttatttattattttatcattaaaattagtaAACATTGTTATATTTAGCAATAGTGAGAGTGAGGAGACTattgaataataaattattaataaaaaatgaaataacgaGACACTAAGAGCTCcatagagcatctccaatgagAGGTGCTTGAAAGAGTGTTTGATGAGGTGGAGAATGGTTGAAAAAGTACCTTGCATTAGAGTAACAAGAGTTGATTAAATGATTATAGCAATATTATCAAATTTTTGGTTGGCActcttactttttctttttcttttttaatataaaaaatgatttaattGTCTATTAttattgatgtaattttatgacgatatttattattaaaatagacTATACACTTTATGGGACCATAGCGGCAAGTTTTAAAGTTGCTCAGCATTGaagcatttaatttttttttggcttaatacatcatttgctccttgaacttgtccaaaaaagttgattgaccccctgaactttcaaagtgtcctgataaccccctcaacttgcataaaatgttcagttagctcattgaacttgcataaaatgtaatcaattgaccACTCAGTCGtgaaaaagtaagttaaatgcggaagatgtattccacataTCTTAggatgttattacataattcaaagatagattaaaaaggaagttattgcttgctcaactatacaacttgtcgtctctaatattagaaccatataccccgattttagttgttttactttttctaagactcgtgcaatacatctttcgcatttaacttactttttcgCGGCTGAGTGATCAATTTATTACATCTtacacaagttcagggggctaactgaacattttatgcaagttgagggacCTATcgggatactttgaaagtttaggggggccaatcaacctttttggacaagttcaggaggcaaatgatgtattaagccaattttttttatctaaaagtgATATGGatgaaagagaaaataaaatatcatatttttgGATGATTTGTTAAATTTTGGCACCCTTTTAAGTTGCTTGCATTAGGGATGCTCTTAATAATAGAGATACTCCTAATGATCTGAAGAATCACTAAGAGACTATTTTATAAAGTATTTTGCTACTTTTAATAAAACCTGGATGAAGGAAAGTAATAGCTAGAAAAAACTGGCTATTCCATCTAAGGCATAAGATGAACCGAGGTTGTTTTTTACATTTGATTTGGAGCTTAATTTGTGTCCAAAATAATGAAATTAActtaccaaaaataaattaattatttgacTTGGTAtagtaaaaaattattttgataagttaattaattaattgggtaattatttgataagatTTGGTGAGATATTTGATAGATTTTCAAGGAATTGAGCGATCAGTGAAGGTTTGATTGAGATTTGAAGTGATTCTACGTGCATCTGAACCTTCTGTTCCCTAGCTCGGCGAGTTGGATGTAGAAAACAAAGCTTAAAGCTCCTGCCCTCCAGCTTGACGAGCTAGAAGTTTCGAAAGCCACCTCCCCTTTGTTGCATGTcggctcgccgagctggcctaaaaaatCACCATAATTGACCCAGTCTCACCATTTTGAATATATATTCCTGCAAAATCAAATATGTAATCAAGAAGAATATCTGAGAGCtgatttttagattttgtttgCTATTTAAAGACCTTGTGTGTTCAATTACAATGCACTTTATTATTAGCCCGTTTTTTAGTTTTGTAGTCAATTTCCATTCATTATTGAGTATCCGGAAACTATTTGTAAATTTTCTTTTCCCTTGAGAGCAGTCTGAGCTTCCCCCATTCCACCATTTCCATCTACAAAGCTTATGCATGCCATTAATACACAAGCAATCAAGGTTTCGCCTCCAGTTCGGAATGATGATCGCTTAAGTCGACAGGTTTCAAAAGTGGGCCTTATTTCCCTTTTATTCTTGTCCAACTAGTGAGATCTCTTCCGATGGCCATTGaacattacactttttaacaacggtggccactcaacatctcaaaatgaccgttgacggcttcaaaataaaaaatttgaagagttaatgatattctaaggagctttaattcttgaaaatttttgttttaaagtcatttaggtgtttttttattaggagagagagtgaatttgtagagagagaaagctccaaaaaaggtggttttggaaaataaaaaatatggtttaatgataaatgtcgttttgaacaactttaattcttgaatattttcattttgaggtcgttactGGTCATTTTGATGAATTAGTTAAAGTTTAATGGTCACGAGTgttaaaaagaataaagttcaaaagtcataccgttaagaattgaaattcaatggttacaatgttaaaatgaataaagttcagtggccataggtgtaatttaccccatttCTAAATATTCATTTGTCTTATGCTTGAAGTTTCTATCACTTGCTGGGGTGAGAGGAGAATCAACTCCATTCTTAAACAACAAATGCTTGACTTTGATTGATTCTTTTTCGGAAGTGAGGCGAATATAGGATTACTCGGTTGGAGGGCTGATTTTACACGTGCCTtcgagaaatttttttttttgctaaatcaaaTTTGCTtgatttttttgtatatatgcgtgttataagttgaatggtcaagaaccaattttaagtattaatgtacaatttctcaaaattaagctagatttcgtttatagttctaacatgtaaaaaaattggatttagggagggctgaacatataaaaaaaattaaaaaaaattgatttcaaatagcctaaaaaattaataatttggatttaaggaggcctaagaggccaaaaaaattagaaatttggatttatagaggcctaacaagccaaaaaagttagaaatttggatttaaagatGCCTAACAGgtctaaaaaatagaaatttggatttagagagtacctaataggtccaaaatattgaaattttgaattttggacaagtcTAACACGTAAtgggatatatttaatttttttattagttcaatactagtttctaagaaaattataacatttttacattttattatttttagttttaaaattttaaaatttaatttagaaattaagttgtttgagtctcaaaaataagaaattaatttttttaatggaaaagacataataaaaatgaattcaaaagtgttataaaaataaataaattaattaataatggtaacatagtttataattattaaaaaataaaatttaaataaataaacactttctaaaataaattgagtttGGGGGAATTGAACCTATGACATTTTAAAAAGAAGCAAGTGTTTTAActatctcatctacctttaaacaatgaaatattactacacATAGTCTATATAGACTAATATTAAGGGGTCGAAACTACTCGCACGGCTGCATTCAGAATgacaacttttttttattatgatctGGTAAAGTTTGTTGGAAGGAATCTTAAAATCTGTCCGATATTAATATAAAGTGGACATTTAACTATTAGCtcgaacttttagttcaatcggtttcatgatatggtatcagagccggtGTGATCAAGTGGTCCAGAATTCGATTCCTGGCAGGTccatttgttgagttatttgcatTACATGGTAATCTGTTTTATGGAAACACATCAGCCATAAGCATACATCTTTATTTAATATGATATTCGGTCAATGCTTGGGCGTAACAAATTGTTTCTACAGATGGGAAGCCGAAGCTCTATTGGGTACTCGGAATTAAAAGTCAGTGTATTTGGCAGTTTAGTATCACATCTAAAAACTGTTGAGATTGTTGGCATCCATTATATATGCAGTAAGGGCTATGGTGAATATAAGAATACGCTCAGATTTATTGTGTTTCAACTCACTAATGCAAGGATGTTGGAGAAAATAGTGTTACTTGAAGCTCCGGGACAAGGGATGATTTTCGCCATCAAGTTTGTAGAAACAAAAGAAGGAACAAAACAACTTATCGGAACCGAATTGTTGTGTCGTGGACAAAATCACTGAGTTGAAAACGATTACGTCAGACTCTGGTGCAATCTGGAAGTCCGATCGTCAaccaaggtttacacagcaAGCATCGACCTAGTGCACTCTAGGGCGAAGCTTTGGAATAGCAAAAGTTTAATGCCCAGAGAAGAAATAATATTTGAGAGCAAAAAAGAGAGTCGAAAAcaaaagtttgttgaaacacctttccacataattttgatttgacaaaatgatttaagttaatccatgattaagacaattaaatttaagtgctttgatttaattgtactaatgtgtttgttcaatgttaagtataaaaatatttataagaatAGGAATCAAGTAAGACAGAACttagtcagcatgataacatagcacgggctgagtaaagaataactcagtacgaaagaaggaaagtcttcttcagtaTCGAAACTTTCAAATAAAGCTgatcacagaagctgagtagaaagcaactcagcatgaaagaaaagaagtcttcttctgaactatatcttgcagaacgaagctggccttggaagctgagtgaaaaggcAAATCAGTATCGGAAATAGCAACGctcaaagacaacggctatcaaagtcaagctgtgtgtttttcaggacagcaccaatgatccgtttgctaaaagacaagatccgacagagatCTGCGCTAAATCAGAAAGCTTTGGAAATATGCATGGATACAATTttgagacgcatgggtcaactgtccgatagctaaaagacgaaatctgtactagaagacaaacctacgagaagaagacaagcctggtgCCTACCGAATTCAGACGACGGGATTGGcatgcaaatctgaagctgaccagaacaatgacgcaagtgttgagcgatttctgcaagtgcacggtatacgcttgtagtaataaaagatatcgatcccacagggaacgctttttaacaaaaacttattttgaatcagttagatttatttttttaaggtttttaatatgtaaaatcatttaattggatttggttttgaaatcgCTGGAATAAGGATTAGAATAGATTATAACAAATgtttagaaaatacttctgatttagggatgaatttgcaaaacaggaacatttagttctttagaaaagtaaacaaatatattcgtttgcattaagcaaagaaaacaactttaaactttgtataaattataacaatgaaataaatgacggaacctctaattttagggctttgaacTATAGTCAatcttcctacggtcgggtaagatcgctaccttaatcaaattaatactctactgatgatattaatttgttaagtgttcaacaaagtttccttgtaaagcttttgaatttaactacgttttaatgaaaacgccagcatccacttcggatcctttaccaaagtgctgcataaaaatctatcgaatagaacggactttattagatgaaaaataaattgatacaagtttacagagaacaaggagcatgaaaacattcgacggcgtgcaagtgaacgggttgtcaatcctttccttgggtttcgttagagtttgtcagactcaggggcggattctctactcaatcttctcgctgtaacttcgtaatagggatacggtcggcctctaccaaaatgtgaactaatatgaacaaatctaaacgctactatgtttgttattattgaataaacaatgtgtgtacatcatattgctttttacagaaatgaaatctaaattctgaatcactcgactcggaatttctgcactaattctatactaatctctttcttctatctatcatatcttcaactctccatcaactctttatttatagatgttgaagagtcgtgattgaagtgtcgtgtccgttgtgaaggatcgtatccttTGTGAagagacgtctttatccacccgaacgaacgcgttttatcgaaaacgaaagtgtgcaaaTGGCTTCATCcagaatttctgaacttaccgagaatgcaaattctcggccgagaatgggggagcaaataTTTGGTCTTCGAACAAAAGGAAGGAGGGGCTGGTCGATGcttgtcgcgaccgagaattcaggagccgcggtcgcggcacggaacttTTTCCTAGTCTTCGACTTTTGTTCTCGTTCTCAATTTGGCGTTTTTTTTatcttcgtcgtctttgactccttatgtagggtttttcttctgtttttgatcccttttcgttcctatttggactataccaaatatttaggtaccttgcatgaaagaaacatattcgaacgtaaaagtattctaaacaggtataaatagcacaaattcgtagcaatactgatgtaattattgatgatatattaggtatattttgggcttaacaaatctccacacttaatcttttgctagttccgagcaaaatttcactgaatttattctttaactaatctctgtataaaaataaaacatatatctttgtatttacttttaaattagttaagccgaaaagactaacttcgcaaggcaaatttatacgcaaaatatcaaactaactagtataaaggcgatatatcattcgtcttgtatctttattttaaaactgaagtattcgggacgaaataagcacgcatgttattgagtctttcgtctcaaggcatttcaaagcacaaaatttcctttcccaaacctaaactaatatatgagatattttttttaaataagtacttaatttaattttatttgctagttacgcccgagataagggtggtctcgatcgtaactttatacgtattttattacttagt
The sequence above is drawn from the Euphorbia lathyris chromosome 6, ddEupLath1.1, whole genome shotgun sequence genome and encodes:
- the LOC136234012 gene encoding anaphase-promoting complex subunit 4 yields the protein METEEEQRVVPFQLQFDKPVASKIKIAEWNPEKDLLAMVTEDSKIFLHRFNWQRLWTISPGKCITSLCWRPDGKVIAVGLEDGSVSLHDVENGKLLKSLRSHSVAVVCLNWEEDGQLNRDDSCNISIYEDRTVRFFPPAPKPPRMPGVVSGDAGFMDDNEDSYQELSNSSYQRFNMLCSADKDGSICFSIFGIFPIGKTNIHNFSISIPLVDIQYPYQLRNASIYKVALSKDLCRLNVMCSGQLSQNMFQSRESHLTGNMHGLHGLVLDTSIFLKRKNELHQLAQQASNVEELTEVIRVSLSVMSKQWSDAMRTFHEKFGSLSTLIIDNALDSSPQEEFLSLLGGARTSPAVHQFLVSTLGEAGVKRVSKVVCGAGKELQQIVLEHMQPAAEIIAFRMGELRGLSRWRARYQGVGLDEMLINNATEKSGMLLVQIERFMRVLTSVEQQFSNFFSWLLKCIKLLMQEPSDQLPPYNSELVIIFLKFLYDQDPVRQLLEQSETIEVDLETMQRVKELVQFGGFSDTEYLKRTLAKEFQQMESSFKEAFQMPFTTISRKLLCEDLLPLFPIPSSPASLSMTIPMSISYYEEVSQSVSSDQTCHGLVDYICFQVPKESSSEISNCIGILRGFMHDLSNLKTGHTSLEAVLLSIPAGYDCVDLSLYKDTQIVLLLNGTATSSESPGDACMMVLQASDLPFVSISRSTSLDLWGLHQLKDASLQLQLENEKVRCIPHSTLAPLAVSASRGVACVFAARKRALVYILDEDEDDVEDTE